The window TACATTAGGCCCGGGGCAGACCGTACGCTTTGACCAGAACAACGAGCGACCGCTCGTGTCAGGGTATTACCGGGCCGAGATCACCTGGAAAGTAGCTGGTCAAGATTGGAAGGTGACGTCGGCCAGAGAGTTCAACGTTACCTCACCCCCCCCCGGCAATGTCTACATTAATTCAGACATCGAGCTTGTACCTGATCCATATAACGGCTGGCCGCCACATGAAGGCGAAAAACTGATTGGCCGTTTCACTTTGGGCAATAGTGGAGGGCAGAATATCTCCCTGGAAGGATACGGCATCCGTTTGCGGCGCGACGGTTGGGATTATTGGGATTTCCTGAATACCAACGCGATCACGCTCGGCCCAGGGCAGACCGTGCGTTTTGATCAGAATAACGAGCGACCGCTCGTGCCCGGACACTACCGAGCCGAGATCACCTGGAAAGTAGCCGGTCAAGATTGGCAAGTGGCGTCGGCCAGGGAGTTCGATGTCATCCAAACACCTGATCCGGGCAACATCTACGTTCAATCGGATATCGAGCTTCTACCAGACCCCAATAACGGTTGGCCGCCGCACGAGAGGGAGAAATTAATTGGTCGGTTCACTCTGGGCAACAACGGTGGGCAAGCCGTAACCTTGGAAGGATACGGCATCCGCTTGCGGCGAGATGGATGGGATTATTGGGATTTCCTGAACAGTAATCCGTCAACACTGGGGCCCGGGCAAACGGTTCGTTTCGATCAAAATAATGAACGACCGCTGGTTCCGGGGCATTATCGGGCCGAGATAACCTGGAAGGTGACCGGTCAAGATTGGCAGGTTGTATCCCCGAGAGAATTCGACGTTACATCGACCCCTAACCAACCTGGCAACATTTATATCCATTCCGACATCGAGCTTGTGCCAGATCCAAACAACGGTTGGCCGCCGGATGAGGGGGAAAAGTTGATCGGCCGGTTCACACTTGGCAACAACGGGGGGGAGAATGTTGTTCTAGAAGGGTATGGTATTCGCCTCCGTCGTGACGGCTGGGAATACTGGGACTTCCTCAATACTAACCCTGTCACACTGGGACCGGGGCAAACCACACATTTTGATCAAAACAATGAGCGGCCCCTGATATCGGGGCATTATCGCGCCGAGATTACCTGGAAGGTGGCCGGTCAGGATTGGAAGGTTACGTCGGCAAGGGAGTTTCAAATAGGCGATCCTGTCATTCCTCCTGGCCCGCAAGACGGAACCCTTGTTATTGTTGGGCCGTTAGAAATTAATCCCAATAGTTTAGATGCTTATGAAACTGCAACCGGTCGATTCACCGTTCGCAATGAGAGCAGTTCGACTGTCGGTCTCTCCAGGTTGGGTATCGGCGGCCGTGGCCCACTTGGCAATGACATACATGATTTCCCATGGCATTGGTTTATAACCCTGTTGCCCGGCGAAGAATATACCTATCAGGATACTCGTTCATTCACCACATCTGGCAGTTATTTTTTCTTTCCAGCATACCAATCGGAAAACGGAGAATGGCGTGAAATCTATTCTTCGAATGGAGCGCGGAGCGTTGCCAGCGCCGTCGTAAACAGCCCTGCGACAGGATCAACCGGTTGGAGCTTAGCTGTTAACTACATGGACGACTCGAACGAGGTAATAGACGTAAGTGGAGGCAACGTAGAACAACTGGCGTCAGGCAAATTTGTCTTCAAGGATTTCACTCTCGCCAATCGTTCGTTGCACTGCCGGTTTACTCAAATAATCGTAAACGGAACCCCCTTACAGTTTCGATCTCCAGGTGGTTGGAGTCAGGATTGGGTAATCGGATTACCGGGAGACAGGGCAACCATTAACACAGGCTTCACTATTCCGGCCAGTCAGTTTGAAATTAGGAACAGTGTTTTGGCAAAGGATGTTCCGAGTCAGGCTGCTCTTACGCTATGCAATCTTGCTGCTACCGTCCTGGTCGTTTTCAATGGCGACATAAGCTTGGCGGAAAATGGTGAGCTTACGTCGGTCGACACACTTTGGGGAGGAGTTACTGATGCAATTTTTGATGGAGTTCTGAGCAATGGCGATCCTAACGTGGCGGTCGAATTAGCCATTATTTATGATGACATTATTCGCGGCGAAGGAAGGGACGCATTTATCAAGATCTTAACCTTTGCCGCTCGTCATCCCGACACTGTGTCCAAGCTGATATTCAATCTTTTCGGGGTTGCTGTTAAGGAAGGCATCGAGTTTCTCGACGTCATTGGCAAGATTCTAGAATCATGGTTTGCCATAGACGCCGGCGCCAGATTGATCGAATCTAATTTAACCGAACCGAGTTTGGGCATCGCGGTTGTTTATGCTCAACAGACGCCTTCAAACTTAAAAACGTACACCCATTCGAGTGAGGACGTAGACTCGAAAAATCTGGCCTTGCGGAAGGATAGCGGTGTAAATTGGGCTGGCCTTGCAGGCGGCGGCCAAATTGTTGGTACGTCCAATCACTTCGCTGCCGCTGAACAGGCTCGACTTATTGATGGGGATTATTCCAAGGGATGGGAAACTGATAAAGCGTTTAGTGAATATCCTAATTCCACGATCATTGAGTTGGCTTCCGAGACACCCGTCACTATAACCGAGATAAGGATTCATCCAGGGCCAATTCAAGATTCTCTGACCGGTGCTGCTCTTAAAGAGTTCCGAGTCGATTCATCCTTGGATGGTATTGAGTACTTCCCCATTCTATATGGGTCTTTTGGATCAGAGGAGGTTGGCCAGCAAAAGTCCTACACCATTGACCATATCCCCGCCCAATACGTCAAAATAATCCCTGAGACTTCACAGGATGCCAATAGTTTAACGCTTGTCATTGGGGAATTGGAAGTATACGGAAATATGGGTATGCCTGGCGATGAGTATGAACCGGATAACGCCAGCAATGAGGCAGGCGAGGAAACTCCTGATGCCTTTGCTACCCAACACAATGCCAATTACCCCGGCGATTTAGATTGGGTTCGGTTTAAGGCATTTCCTGGCGCAACCTACACGATTGAGACGCTCGGTCTGGGGAATTCGGCCGATACGATCATTACTTTGTTCGATCAGAACGGTACGACTCCTTTAATCGAAAACGATAATGGCGGATCAGGCAACGCTTCAAAGATTGAATGGACAGTCGAATCGTATGGCACGTACTTTGTCCGCGTACAACAGAGCCTGGGTCAGTATGGGCCGGAGACATCCTATCAGCTATCGATACGACTGAATCCATCAAATCTATGGTATGCGGAGTATTATGAGAATCAGTTTTTAGGCGGCGAGCCGGTCGTCATTCGCGCCGATGATAGTATCGATTTTTATTGGGACGATGGTAGCCCATCCCCCGAAGTACCGGCCGATTACTTCTCGGCGCGCTGGACTCGCTCTCTACATCTGCCAGCCGGCAGCTATGATTTCTCACTTTATAGAGACGATGGCGCTCGGCTGTGGATTGATGGCGAGAGCGTTTTTGACAAATGGGAGCATACAGCCGGTTATAATTCCTTCCAGATCTACCTCAGTGAAGGAACTCACTTGTTCCAATTCGAAATGTTTGAAATGACCGGAGGGGCGGCCGCAATACTATCTTGGCAGTACGCCGGGGGGAGTCACCAGTTATTCTTGCCAAGCGTGGTTCGTAATTGAGAGTGTTCAAATAAAGCTAGTAGTTGCTCAAGGCTCGGCCTTTTGATCCCGAATGGCTACAAATTGATCAGGGGAGACGGATTTGCTTATCCGTGTCCTTGGTCCAAATCCGTAGCCATTCTTCTACTTGTGCTCTTGCGACCCGAGTTTCTCCACCACCCGCCACGGCAACAACGGTATCTCATCAAACCAAACCCCCGTCGCATCATGCAGCGCGGCGACGAAGGCCGGGGCCAACGGCATGAACGGCATCTCGGCCATGCCCCGCGCGCCCCACGGGCCGTTGGGGTCGGGAATCTCCACCAGCACTGCGTCCACCCGCTCGGGGATGTCCTTGATGCCGGGGATGAGGTATTGGCTCAGGTACGGGTTGGTGACCCGGCCGTCGCGGACGACCAGATTTTCCATCAGCGCGTAGCCGAAGGCCTGCACCACGCCGCCCTCGATCTGCCCCTCCACGTTGGTGCGGTTGATCACCTGGCCCACGTCGTCGGCGCAGACCACGCGCTCGACGTGGATGAGGCCGGTTTCGACATCGACGGCCAGATCGACGACCTCGGCCACGTAGCCGTAGCTGAAGTTGGGCATGCTGTAGCCCGTCTGCGGGTCATAGGGTTGGGTCGGCGGCGGCTTGTAGACGACGTGGGCGATGGACGGGCGGTCTTCGTCAGTCCACTTGGACAGCGCTTCCTCGGCGGCCATGCGGATGGAGTTGCCGGCCATGAAGGTCATGCGCGAGGCCGACACCGAGCCGGAGTTGCCGCTGCTGGCCGTGTCCGATAGATCCAGTTCGATCATCTCCACCGGCACGCCGGTCGCCTGGGCCGCCATTTGCTTGAAAGCCGTATGCGCCCCCTGGCCGACCTCGGCCCCGGCGTGACGCAACACCACCCGCTCGATCTCCTTGCCGCCGTGCAGCTCGATGGTCGCCTCGCATTGCTCCGGCGCGCCGAAGGAGAAGCCGACGTTCTTGAAGGCGCAGGCGAAACCCCGCCCGCGACGGATGGCCGACGGGTCGGTGGGCAACGTCTGGAAGGCCGAGCGCAGCCCAAAGACGTCGATGACCGGCCGCCCCAGGTCGCGGCTCATGCCCCAACCCGATTCGGCCGCCGCCGCCTCGATGACTTCGGCCATGCTGACCCCCTTGGGGATGGGCGTCTGCGTCGTCAGCAAGTCACCCTCGCGCAGCACGTTCTTCAGGCGCAATTCGACCGGGTCCATCTCCAGCGCCTCGGCCAGCTTGTTCATCTGGCATTCGGCGGCAAAAGCCCCCTGTGGCCCGCCAAAGCCGCGAAACGCGCCGCCGGGGATGTTGTTGGTGGTCACGGCGTAGCTATCGACGTGGGCATTGGGGATGACGTAGGGGCCGGTGACCATCAGGTTGGCGTTGCCGAGTACCTTGGGGCTGGTGTAGGCGTAAGCCCCGCTGTCGAGGATGAGTTCGGCCTCGACGGCGGTCAGTTTGCCGTCGCGCGTCGCGCCCCATTTGGTCTTCACCCACGCCTCGTGCCGCTTGTGGTGGCCGATGATGCTTTCCTCGCGCGACCAGATGATGCGCACCGGCCGGTTGATGCCCCGTTCCTGCAGGCGCATGGCCGCCAGTCCCAGAACGATCTGCAACGACATATCCTCGCGCCCGCCGAATGCCCCGCCGATGGCCGGATAGATAATGCGCACCTGATCGACCAGCAGCCCCAGCGCGTGGGCCACCTGCTCCTGATCTTTGTGCGTCCATTGGCCGGCGATCTCGACCGTGACCCGGCCTTCCTTGTCGATATAGCCGACGCCGGCTTCGGGCTGCAAGTAGGCGTGCTCCTGATGGGGCAGGTGGTATTCGCCCTCGACAATGACCTCGGCCTCGTTCCAGCCGGCGGCCATGTCACCCTTGCGGATCAGGTAATGCTTCAGGATATTGCTGCCGTGCCACGGATGGAGCACCAGCTCGTCCTTCATCGCCTCGCGCACGTCGGTGACGACCGGCCGCTGTTCCCACTCCATGCGGATCAGGCTGCACGCCTCGGCGGCGATGATTTCGCTTTCGGCGATCACCACGGCCACGTGATCCCCTTCCCACAGGCTGATGTCGGCGTGGGGGTTGCTGCTGCCGGGGCCGACGAAGACCGGCTGGTCATAGATGCCCAGCCCGTACTCGTTGCGGGGCACGTCCCGCGCGGTCATGACGGCCACGACGCCGGGCAGAGCCTCGGCGGCGCTGGTGTCCAGCGACAGCAGGCGGGCATGGGGTTGGCCGCTGAAGAGGACGCGGCCGTGCAGCAGGTTCGGCGGTGTCAGGTCGCCGGGATAGTTGGCGCTGCCGGTTACCTTGTCGCGGGCATCAACGCGTTCCGTGACGCGCGCCCGAAAAATTTGGTCGGTCATGGTACTTCCTTAAGAAGAGAATCCACAGATTTCACAGATTACGCAGATTTCCAGAGAGCGATCTGTGAAATCTGTGGATTCTTCTATCTTTGTATTAAACCATCTCGGCCGCCGCTTCGTGAACGGCCTCAATAATCTTGTAATACCCCGTACAACGGCACAGATTGCCGGAGAAAGCCTGCTCGATGTGGCTCAGTTCCGGCGCGGGCTGCTCTTCCAGCAGCTTGGCCCCGGACATCAGGAAGCCGGGGATGCAGTAGCCGCACTGCACCGCGCCGGTGTTGATGAAGGCGCGCTGGATGGGATGCAACGCGCCGTTGTCGGCCAACCCCTCGATGGTGACGATCGCCGCGCCATGCGCCCGCGCCGCCGGGACGAGGCAGGCCATCACGGCCATGCCGTCGAGATAGACGGTACAGGCCCCGCACTCCCCCTCGGCGCAGCCCTCTTTCGTGCCCGTCAGCAGCCCTTCCTCGCGCAGCCAGCGCAGCAGCGTCTTCCGCATACCCGGCGCGCTGATCGGCCGGCCGTTGACCGTGGCCGCGATGGGCGTGTCGGCGTCGAAGCCGGCGGCGTAATCGGCCCCGGTGGGGATGATACCGCCGGTGTCGCCCCACAGCATGGTCGGGTCGGGCCGCCAATTCTCGCGCTCGCGGCCGTCGCGCAGCGCTAACAGGGCGCGGCGGGTCATCACCTCGACCATCTCCGTGCGGTAGGCGGCCGGGCCGCGGATGTCGTCAATGGGCCGGGCGGCCGACGCGGCCAGCCCGGCGGCGACGGTGATCTCGTCGTCGGTCAGCGTTTTGCCCAGCAGATAGGACTCGGCCGCCTCGGCGTCGATGATCGTCGGGGCCACGGAGCCGAGGGCCAGCCGGACGCGGCTCACCGTGCGGTCGCCGGCGAAGTCGATGACGGCGGTGAGGTGGACGGTGGAAATGGCCTGCGCCCGCCGCAAGCCCAGTTTAACGAAGATACCACGGGCCGTGGTGGGCAGGGGGGCAAAGACGATCTCGACCAGCATCTCGTCGGGGGCCATGACCGTTTGGCGCACCCCGGTGTAAAAATCCTTCAGGGCTACCATGCGCCAGCCGCGCGTCGAGGCCAGGATCACCTGAGCGTCGAGGGCGCGCAACGCGGAGATGGTGTCGTTGGCCGGGCTGGCCGTCACCAGATTGCCGGCCACCGTGCCACGATTGCGCAACTGGGGCGAGGCGATCTCGACGCAGGCCTGGGCCAGCGGCAGGGCGTGGGCCACGATGAGCGGCGCGGCGACGACCTGGTTGTGCGTGACGAGCGCGCCGAGGTGAAGCTGGCCTTCGTCGTCCTGGGTGATGGCGTTGAGGTCGGGGATGCGCGTCACGTCGATGAGCACGCTAATATCTTTTCGTTGGCCGCGCTCCAGTTCGATCAGCAAATCGCTGCCGCCGGCGATGATGCGCGCGGCCTGGCCATGTTTCGCCAGCAGGGCCAGCGCCGTCGGCAGATCGCCGGGTATTTCGTAGCGTTCGATCTTGTGGGGAACCTGTGTTGAAAACATACGACCTTCCCAAGTAATAATTACGACCACCCCGCACTGGTCAGTGGTCTGCGGTCAGTGGTCAGTGGTCAGCAGTCGTCTGTCCGCCATCTCCTCGCCCGTGCCGCCCCGCTTGGCCATGATGATTTGGGCCATGATGCTGACGGCGATCTCCTGCGGCGATTCGGCGTTCAGTTCCAGGCCGATAGGCGAGGTGACGCGGGCCAATTTGTCGGCCGGCAGGCCATCGGCCAGCAGTTGGCGCTTCGTCTCTTGCCAGCGGCGGCGGCTGCCCATCACGCCGATGGTGGCCGCCGGGGTGTCGAGCAGGGTCGGCAGCAATTGCCGATCCAGCCCGACGTTGCGCGTGACCAACGCCAGATGGGCGCGGCCGTCGATGGGCTGGGCGGCGAGTAGTTCTTCCAAAGGGCCGCTTAACAGCACGTCGGCGTCGGGTACGTTTTCCCGCGTGGCTAACTCCGCCCGGTCATCCCAGGCGACGACGCGAAAGCCCAGCCATTTGCCCAACGCGGCAAGGGCGCGGCCGACGTGGCCGCAGCCGAGGACGTAGAGCGTATCGGGCGCGAGGTGCGGCTCGACGTAGATTTCGACGCTGCCGCCGCACACGCCGGGATCGCCACGCTGCGGATCGACCAGGGCGTAGGGCACGAGGCGCGTCTGGCCGTCGCGCAACGCTTCCAGGGCGGCGGCCACGACGCGCGACTCCATCTCCCCCCCGCCGATTGTGCCCAGGGTGCGGCCGTCGCCATAGACCAGCATCTTCGTCCCCGCGTGGCGCGGCACCGACCCCTGGTCGCGGATGATGACGGCCAGGGCGACCGGTTCACGCCGCTTCTGGGCGGCGAGGAGTTCTGCGAGTACGGACTGATCTTCGCCGTTCATTGATTACAAAAGACCTGACAGGTCGGCGGGCAAAGGTGCAGGTCAATCGAAAGACGCTTCCGCCGACCTGTCAGGTCTGGAAATGCGCTAGGGTCGCTCCAGACACCATTCCGACACCCAGCCGATCTTGCCCTGATCGTTGACGCGATAGAAGAGGTGCGGGAATTCGGTCGCCACGCCGATGAGCGGCTGGCCGTTGACCGCGCCGATCAGGGAGCGCTGGCTCAACTCCTGCACGGTCACCAGGTTACCTTCCAGAAAAAAGCGGTCGTGGAGGGTGACGACCGGGGCGACGGAGCCGGCTAATACGGCGCGCTGCTCATCGGGCAACGTACCGCATTGCCCGTGGAGCGCGCACGTTTCGGTGCAAGCAATCTTCGCCTGTTCTTCCACGGCAAAGGGCACGTTCTCGTCGCCGCCGCCGCGACAGGCCGCCAACAGCCACAGCAGGGCGCAACAGGCGACGGCAAGGGTGATGGGACGCAGGCGGGACATCGTCTACGTAGTTTAACAAATCCACTCGTAGTAGGCGATTGATTGTCATATGGTTTGGAGCGGCGGGTTGGATGATGTTTAACAAACAAATGGACATATTCACCCGATGGATGAATCCATCGGCTGCGACACAAAACCGCGTTAAAACGCGTTGCCGGCGCCTCTGCAACCGGCTTCAGCCGGGTTTTGTGTAACAGGCGCGGGTTTGAACCCGCGCTGAGAATACGTTGATTATTTATATTAACGTCAACATCCCGCGCTGTTACGCACAATATAGAAAAAAGCCGCGGTGGCCGGCCATCCAGCCACCTCGGCTTTATCAAATGATCAGGTGCTTATCTACTCAGTAATCGTAAAGATCGCCCCCTCCGAGCGGCCGAAGACCTCCGGGAAGTAATCCTCGCGGGCCGTGGCCGGCATCACCTGATACGTGCCGGGGATGTTGGGTTGCAGGAAGTAGGTGTACTGGTAGGTTCCGGCCGGCAGGAACTGGCTCAGGAACACGACCTTCTCGTCGCGATACTGGATGTGGTCGAAGTACCACCAGCCCCAGAAGCCGTCAGCGAACTCGTTCTCGGCCGGGACGATGCTGCCGCCGCGGCCCGATTCGCTGGTCAGCAAATTGGGGTCGATGGCGTCGGTGCCGGCCGGGATGGGGTCTTCCACCAGGACGTAGACGCGGTCGTTGGGCACGATGACCGTCAACTCGACGCGCACCCGTTCGCCGGCGGCGATGCCGGCGATCGGCTCGCATGTTTCCGTGGCTGGATCGCAGGCCGCGTCAAAGTAGCGCCGCGCCACCGTGAAGCCGCGGCTGATGGGATCGAGCTGCTCCACGGCGATGGCGCTGTTGAGGCGCAACGTGTAGTAGAGCCGGCCGTCCCCCTCGCCGCGCTGGAAGTCGAAGAAGTTGGTGTCATCGGTCAGTAGCTCGCTGAGCGGAATCTCGACGGTCTCCGCCGCGGTGGGGTCATCGGGCGTGAAGCTGCCCGCCGCCCGCGACTGGAGATTGACCAGCAGTTCGTAGGCGTAATCGGGTTCCAATTCGCCCGAGGCGGCCATCCACTTGCTGAGGGCTGACACGCTCCAGGCGGTCGTGTGGAGCGTCGACCACGTTTCCGCCTGGCGCGCGACCATCAGCCAACGCACGGCCGGCGGCAACAATGGGCTGTCCGGTTGCAGTTGGGCCAGCGCCTCGACGACCATCGCCGTGCCGCGGATGTCGCTGCTCAGATTCAGGAAGTCGGTCTCGTCGTCTTCCCAATGCGCGCCGGTGGCGCTCATGATGACCTCGTCGTTCAGGTCGGTCAGTAGCGCGTCCTGATTGTCGCCGGTCGCGCCTGCCGCGTCGTAGGCCAGCGCCAGCAGCGCCTTGGCATACGGATCGAGCAGCGCGCGATGCTCGGCCACCAGTTCGTCGGCGTCCTCCAGAATATCCTCGCCCGCCTGGGCCACGACGTAGAGGAAGAAAGCCTGGCGGTTAGCCTCGCTGGCGTCGCCCAATTGATTGACCGGGGCCAGCCGGCCGCTGACATACTCGGCGCCGCTGTCGATGACTGTAGCATCGACCTCATAGCCGAGTTCGGCCGCCCGCGTCAGGGCCAGCAAGGATTGGGCGCTGATCCACGGGTCGCTCTCGGCGCTGAAGCACCAGCCCCAGCCGCCGCCGGCCATTTGCAGGGCGGCCAGCTTGGCGGCGTCGGCGGCGTTGCGTTCGGCCAGCGTCGTCGCCATGTCGGCCATGTCAAGATCGAGATCGCGGATGGCCATCTCGACGGCCGTATTGTGCAGCAGCCGGTCGGCCAGCGATCCGGCGCACTCGATGAAGGGCACCACCGGATCGTTGATGACCTCGAACGATTCGACGATGGCTGCGGCCAGCGACGGCTGGAGCCGCACCAGCACTTCGCCCTGGGTCTGGTTGACCCCCTGCGGCAGCACCACGGCCTCCACGCGCCGCCCGGCCTCGTCCAGTTCGCCGGCCGTCGCCACGAAGTCGCGGCCGTCGTAGCGATAGATGGGCAGCAGCGCGTCGGGGCCGATGCCCAGCGTGGGCTTGCTGGCGTCGCTGTAGTCACCGCCGGCCACGCGGAAGGTCAGATCGGCCGAGGCCACGTCCTCGACCGTGACCGGCCAGGTGACCAGCACGCGGCCGTCGGCCGGCACGGTGACGGTCTGCTCGGTCGGGCCGTCAATGGCCAGGCCGCTCGCTTCCAGCGTGACCGTGGCCTCGATGGCGGCGTCGGTGTTGTTATTGACGTTGGCCCCCAGCGACAGCGTGTCGCCCACGGTGAAGAAGCGCGGCGTCACCGGCCGGATGATGAGCGGCAGGCGGGCCAGGATGTCGGCGCTGGCCTGCCCCACACGGGTATCGGTGGTGGCCGCCTTGCTGTGCATCCGCCAGGTGGTCACGTTGTCGGGCAGCGGCACTTCGACCGAAACGCGGCCGTCGGCGTCGGTCAACACCTTGGCTTCCCAATAGGCGGTGTCGCGGAAGTCGCGGCGCACGTCGTCCTCGCCCGGCAGGCGCAGCGATTCCAGCCCCTCGTCGGCCCCGCCGCCGCCACCACCGCCGCCGCCGGGCAGCGGTTCTTCGATCTCCAGCCCTTCGCCGGTGACCAGCAGGCCGGAGCCGATGGTGCTCCGCAGCGGTTGCGGCGAGTAGAACGCTTCCAGGATGTGGGGGGCGTTGTCTTCTTTCAGAAGGAGCACGGCCAGATCGACCAGCGACAGCGAGACCTCGGCCTGCACCGGCGCGCCCGCCTGATCGGTCACGACCACGTCGAACGTCGCCGTGTCGCCTGGGGCGTATTCTTCGGCCCCCGGCGTGATGGTGACGTTGAGATCGAACTGATCCGGCGGCACGGTCAATTCGGCGAAGCCGATGCGGATGTCGGCGTAGGGGAAGTCGGCGTCGGCCGGATCGACCGGCTTGATGGCGACGACCGTGATGTGGACGTTGGGCGCATACGCCTCGGTGATGGGTATCTCCAACACCTGGCTACCACTGACGGTCACGACCTGTTGATCGATGATGTTGCCGCGCTCGATGACCAGCCAGGCATTGACCGGCTGGGCAAAAGGCGACTGCACCAGGACGCGGGCCGTTTCGCCGGCGCGGTATTCGTTGCGGTCGGGCGTCACTTCCATCGTGCGCATGTTGGGGTCGGTGCGCCAGCCGGCGAAGGTCTCATCGACCGACCACAGCCCCAGGCTGCTGAGTTGTTGCCGGCCGCCGCCGTCGGTCAGCGTGGCCACGGCCAGATACATGCCGCCCGATTCGGGCGTGAAGGTGGCCGTGGCCTCGCCGCCGGCGTCGGTCGTCACGGATTGGCGGCCGACCTCGGTATCGACCGGCGTCCAGCGCGTCGTCCTCATGCCAAATTCGGCCACGCGCTCGCTCTCCCACTCGCGCTCGTAGAAGACCACCTCGACCGCCTGATTGCCCAGCGGCTCGCCGGCCCAATCAACAGACAGCAGGTCGATGGTCACCTCGTCGCCGGCGTCAACCAGCGTATTGGCCGCGCGCAGCCCGACGTAGGCGTCGGCACTGTGGAAGGTAACGGTGGCCCGGCCAGTGACCGGGAACTCGCCCAGCCCGCCGACGGTCGCCTCGACGGTGACCTGCCGGCTGCCGGCTTCGAGTTCATCCAGCATTTCGGCCGGCAGGGGGATGGTCACGTTGCCGGCGGCGTCGGTCTCGCCGTTGCCGCTGCCGACGTTTTCCTCCAGTCCGCCGCCACCGAAGACGAATGGATCCACCACGTAGTTGAAATCGGCGCTATCGCCAAAGGTGAAGGGTGGGTTGACCTCGAAGGTCGGCACGAACTCGACGGCGGTGATATTCCAGGTGACCGGCAGCCCGGCGGCCGAGCCGCCGAACAGGTAGGTGGCGTTGACGGTGACGTTGGTCGCCGCGCCGCGCAGCAGTTCCGGTTGCTCCGGCGTCACCAGCACCTCGAATTCCGGCGCGCGATATTCGGCCACGGTAAACGTGCGGCTCGATAGCCAGAAATCGCCGGTGATGTTGAAGGAGTACGTGCCCAGCGGCATGTCATCCGGCAGGGCGAACTCGCCTGCGAAAACGCCATCCTCGTCGAGCGTGACGGTGAAGGTTTCG is drawn from Candidatus Promineifilum breve and contains these coding sequences:
- a CDS encoding Ig-like domain-containing alpha-2-macroglobulin family protein, giving the protein MSSRHITRSLLILVAFLLLLAACRRGQPEAVPTLASPAEIEPTEAAAPAEPTAEPAAEAEPTAAPIVARPVPVEDIDWPPQVIASDPRPGQEVGLETPITVRFDQPMDQSSVEAAFTLDPPVAGELSWPEPDTAVFTPAEPLELGQTYNVRIADSAGAANGQTLSQPVEFAIQATGPLQVTQVIPADNAGTVQTDAIITVVFDKPVVPLLSSGEQSGLPQPLTFDPPATGTGEWTATSIYRFMPDPPLAGATTYTVSVDPALTDLTGSPLADAPTWSFTTLPPDVVLTEPENEKARVAPDASILVIFNMPMDMGGVEAATSLANSDGAAVPVTFAWRDNRSVDITPVDPLPLGDEYTLTVAAAATDINGAATMEDDHVSTFSTIPLPAILNTYPADGAVADMFGNGFSIEFASPMNDETIEDQLIITPTPEDVDYFISQWDEGYSVYVQFTLTPDTEYTVTVPASAADPYGNTLGEDFTFTFTAAPIPPMASFNLPREVAQLSTSFPSDVQVLSRNIGEVTVELYDIGVDTNLVFNTYLMYEQEPTGEPIFRTTITPTGPADELSVSPVQLAAGGVLPTGLYRLRVTSPELSSDTNWWQNRNVLLVVGDTNLVIKEMYGEVNVWATDLATGEPVGGLDLTLYRRSGEEAGTAVTDANGFARFDYDPAESYLEGVAVVANEPGAPGFGLASTLWTGNISVWNLGLTVDTGPEQALFAYIYTDRPIYRPGDTVFFKGIVRHPQFGRYELPDVTELELSVNPNFFMGEEGFSETFTVTLDEDGVFAGEFALPDDMPLGTYSFNITGDFWLSSRTFTVAEYRAPEFEVLVTPEQPELLRGAATNVTVNATYLFGGSAAGLPVTWNITAVEFVPTFEVNPPFTFGDSADFNYVVDPFVFGGGGLEENVGSGNGETDAAGNVTIPLPAEMLDELEAGSRQVTVEATVGGLGEFPVTGRATVTFHSADAYVGLRAANTLVDAGDEVTIDLLSVDWAGEPLGNQAVEVVFYEREWESERVAEFGMRTTRWTPVDTEVGRQSVTTDAGGEATATFTPESGGMYLAVATLTDGGGRQQLSSLGLWSVDETFAGWRTDPNMRTMEVTPDRNEYRAGETARVLVQSPFAQPVNAWLVIERGNIIDQQVVTVSGSQVLEIPITEAYAPNVHITVVAIKPVDPADADFPYADIRIGFAELTVPPDQFDLNVTITPGAEEYAPGDTATFDVVVTDQAGAPVQAEVSLSLVDLAVLLLKEDNAPHILEAFYSPQPLRSTIGSGLLVTGEGLEIEEPLPGGGGGGGGGADEGLESLRLPGEDDVRRDFRDTAYWEAKVLTDADGRVSVEVPLPDNVTTWRMHSKAATTDTRVGQASADILARLPLIIRPVTPRFFTVGDTLSLGANVNNNTDAAIEATVTLEASGLAIDGPTEQTVTVPADGRVLVTWPVTVEDVASADLTFRVAGGDYSDASKPTLGIGPDALLPIYRYDGRDFVATAGELDEAGRRVEAVVLPQGVNQTQGEVLVRLQPSLAAAIVESFEVINDPVVPFIECAGSLADRLLHNTAVEMAIRDLDLDMADMATTLAERNAADAAKLAALQMAGGGWGWCFSAESDPWISAQSLLALTRAAELGYEVDATVIDSGAEYVSGRLAPVNQLGDASEANRQAFFLYVVAQAGEDILEDADELVAEHRALLDPYAKALLALAYDAAGATGDNQDALLTDLNDEVIMSATGAHWEDDETDFLNLSSDIRGTAMVVEALAQLQPDSPLLPPAVRWLMVARQAETWSTLHTTAWSVSALSKWMAASGELEPDYAYELLVNLQSRAAGSFTPDDPTAAETVEIPLSELLTDDTNFFDFQRGEGDGRLYYTLRLNSAIAVEQLDPISRGFTVARRYFDAACDPATETCEPIAGIAAGERVRVELTVIVPNDRVYVLVEDPIPAGTDAIDPNLLTSESGRGGSIVPAENEFADGFWGWWYFDHIQYRDEKVVFLSQFLPAGTYQYTYFLQPNIPGTYQVMPATAREDYFPEVFGRSEGAIFTITE
- a CDS encoding XdhC family protein; the protein is MNGEDQSVLAELLAAQKRREPVALAVIIRDQGSVPRHAGTKMLVYGDGRTLGTIGGGEMESRVVAAALEALRDGQTRLVPYALVDPQRGDPGVCGGSVEIYVEPHLAPDTLYVLGCGHVGRALAALGKWLGFRVVAWDDRAELATRENVPDADVLLSGPLEELLAAQPIDGRAHLALVTRNVGLDRQLLPTLLDTPAATIGVMGSRRRWQETKRQLLADGLPADKLARVTSPIGLELNAESPQEIAVSIMAQIIMAKRGGTGEEMADRRLLTTDH